One genomic region from Prunus persica cultivar Lovell chromosome G3, Prunus_persica_NCBIv2, whole genome shotgun sequence encodes:
- the LOC18783343 gene encoding uncharacterized protein LOC18783343: protein MAWRQILFSTRAILEPYSTTGSAKFSTKSNPYLVKVGIPEFLNGIGNGVESHVSKLESEIGDFQKLLVTRTLKLKKLGIPCKHRKLILKYTHKYRLGLWRPRAQAVKS, encoded by the exons ATGGCATGGAGGCAAATATTATTCAGCACAAGAGCTATTTTGGAACCATATTCAACAACCGGGTCTGccaaattctccaccaaatcaaacccaTACCTAG TGAAGGTTGGAATACCAGAGTTTCTGAATGGAATTGGCAATGGTGTGGAATCCCATGTGTCCAAGCTTGAATCTGAGATTGGTGATTTCCAAAAGCTGCTTGTCACTCGCACTCTCAAGCTTAAGAAACTTGGCATCCCTTGCAAACAC AGGAAGCTGATCTTAAAATACACCCACAAGTATAGACTGGGACTCTGGAGGCCTCGAGCCCAAGCGGTCAAATCCTAG